From Alteromonas sp. BL110:
TATCGTTTTCTTTTCGCCGATAATTTTGCCATTCCACCACGTTTTACGTTCGCTTGCTTTGTGTAATGACCGGGCATTTCTGGTGATTGCCAACCGCCAGCAAGTTGAAGTTCAGGCAAGGACGCACCATCTTCGGCAAGAGAAACAGCTCCCCCGACGCGACCACTATGGGGTGTAATGTTTTCGCTTATACCAGCACGATGGGCAATGCGTTGCCAAATTCTGTATACGCTCGAATAGTTAAGTACGTTAGCCTTATGACTTGGTATGTTTTCGTCAAAAGGTAAAAGTGCAGTTTTATGATTCGTAAGCCGCCTGAATAAAATGCCTTTGTGTAAACCGCGTAAATCAGAGGGTAGTCTTTGTGTTTTGGACTTTGGGTCTATGTTTGCTTCATTGATATATTCTTGAACCATAGAAATGGTACTAGACGAAACGTAACGATATTGGCCCTGGCCAGTTTGATCACTTTTTGATGAAACAACGAGGAGCGTGTTATTTCGAGCAGATATATCCTCAACACAAACTCGCACTAGCTCATCGGCACGTAGTAAAGCATCGAACATCAAATTAATAATAGCGAGGTCGCGCAGTTCCAGCAATGAATCTGGAATTATAGCGTTATTAATCTGTTCGACCATATCGATAGTAAGAGGAACCGCTTGTTTATGTGAAAGCCTATACTTTCTATTTTCAATTAACGACAGTCGAATAAAGTCTCTTAAGTACGCTGATCTAATAATGGGATTAGGTAACTTGGCGACGCCTAGAAATTTACTAAGCGCGGATAGCCGACGCTTGATAGTTCTATAGGCTAGGGGAGAACGACACAACTCTTCTACATAATTTTTTATGCAGGTTTCATTGTGTTCAAAATCATTTTTGAAACCATCAAAACCGTGCTGCCTGCAAAAAATTGCAAATTCGTTATAGTCACTTATATAAGCACGCTGTGTGTTATAAGGTAGCTTGGTAAAAATGTCTTGATAGTATTGCTGGTAGTAATTTTCAAAACTTCTGTCATTGGAACTTACCTCTAGGGATGATGTTTCACGAGTCTCAGTAGCCTTAGTCGAAAACTGCACATTAGAATCGGACTCGGTAACATAACCATCGCCCGTATTAGCAACGGCAGTTGAGTCTGAGGAATAACTTGCTTTATCAGTGTTCTTTGTAACTTTCATCGGAGAATCATTAGTGGCGCCTTTAGTCATTTTGCGCCCAGATAAGTGCAAATTGTTTAATTTTGAAGACATTAAATAATCCGATAGCCACGATATGTGTGTATTATGCTTAATTGCGAGGAAGACTATAAGTTACTGATATTTATGATAATTCACGCATGATAACTGTAATTATCATGCGTGAACTTAAGCGCCTACTGAGCGAAAAGGATAACTTTTCATTCATGTGCTTACACAACTTAATGTGTGATACTCTATCATACCACTGTATATACGAACAGTTTTAACTTTAGTATGTATAAGCTTGCAAGGCGAGAAATCAGTATCTCTCTTGTCGTTGTACCTTAAACACAGTTTATATGTCTATATTGTGTTATTAGCACCCCAATTTGAACCGTGCGCTACGTAAAATCTGCAAGGCAATACCCCTAATCGCACGTCAGATTTCACGTAGCGTCGCCCGAAAAATGAGCAGCAATACTTAAATGCATCGCCCTGAAATCTGTGTTCAGCGTCAGAATATTATGCCTATAAAAAGCATTGGAGCTTGCCGCTAGCAGCGATTAGTCTAAACGAGATAACTTAAGTTTTCACACTTACGAAGAAGAATAGGCGATAGTTTTGTAAGTAGTACTTCTACCTTTGCGCTCAAAATAAACGTGGCAGCTAAAATACGTACTACATATTTTAAGTGCTAGTTAAACTAATCCTTTAGGAAAGTTATTTTTAGTCACACAACAGCAACCAGCAATTGAGAGCCTTTAAATACCTAAATTTAGCTCTAATCCTAAATAGATACGCTTTGGTTACTTTACTTATATTATTCGAAATGACTTTTGTAAGTTCCTTATTTATTGAAAAAATACATCGAACAAAAATTCTGCTAAGCATTACAGCGGCTCAGTTTTTATAGTTAATTAAAAATAACGGCCATTTATCATGGACGTTATTTTTTACGTACAGAGCTTCTTAAATACGCGTAAAGCATATTTTTCCGCTAGAAGAAATACAGACAGAAGGAATAGATATAAACAGCGCTAGATAATAAAGATGACGCTTTTATAAAAATAGGCAAATTAGGATAAGCTGCCTATTAAGTTTTAAAAACAATCGCAGTTTCAAACCCAACATATTTAATTTCTGTGATAATCATTATCGTATAAATACCTGGTCATAATTCTATTTAAACGAGGAAAAAGTGAATTACACGTAGAAGGTAAGTTCAGCGGGATAGCGTTATGTTTCGTGCGAGCTTTTTATATCTACTTCAATACTCTATTTAACATAATATACATTATGCGTAATTAGGTATATGGACGATTAGGGCGATGATGTCGCTCTATTCGGATGCTTTGTTGGCTGTAATTACTTACGAACTTT
This genomic window contains:
- a CDS encoding tyrosine-type recombinase/integrase, coding for MSSKLNNLHLSGRKMTKGATNDSPMKVTKNTDKASYSSDSTAVANTGDGYVTESDSNVQFSTKATETRETSSLEVSSNDRSFENYYQQYYQDIFTKLPYNTQRAYISDYNEFAIFCRQHGFDGFKNDFEHNETCIKNYVEELCRSPLAYRTIKRRLSALSKFLGVAKLPNPIIRSAYLRDFIRLSLIENRKYRLSHKQAVPLTIDMVEQINNAIIPDSLLELRDLAIINLMFDALLRADELVRVCVEDISARNNTLLVVSSKSDQTGQGQYRYVSSSTISMVQEYINEANIDPKSKTQRLPSDLRGLHKGILFRRLTNHKTALLPFDENIPSHKANVLNYSSVYRIWQRIAHRAGISENITPHSGRVGGAVSLAEDGASLPELQLAGGWQSPEMPGHYTKQANVKRGGMAKLSAKRKR